GCAGAAGCGGAACGGCACGAACGCGAGACGCTGCAGCGGCTGCTGTCCGAAGCCGTCGGTGAGATCTTCTGGTTCGTCCGCATGAACCCCGAACGTGTCATCTATATCAGCCCTTCAGTCGAATCCGTCATGGGCCGCAAGGCGGCGGCATTCTACGGCGAGGCGCGCTTCTGGCTCACGTGCGTGCACGAGCAGGATCGGGCGCGCGTCGAACGAGCCTATACGGCATGGTTGGCGGGCGAGGCGAGCGACTACAGGGAACAGTATCGGGTCAGATTGCCCGATGGCACGGTGCATTGGCTCGATGACCATGGGGCGCTCACGCGTGATCCGGAAGGCCACACCAGCTTTGCCACCGGCATCGCCAAGGACATCACGGAACAGAAACACAACGAAGAGACGTTGCGACGTCTCAGCGCGCGGCTGATCACCGCGCAAGAAGCGGAACGGAGCCGAATCGCCCGTGAGCTCCACGACCATGTGAACCAGACGTTGGCGCTGTTGTCGGTGGAATTGGAACAGTTCGGACGGGTTCCTTCCTCCAATCCGGGACGGCAGGATGCCATGGAGGCCATGCAACAGCGGTTGAAAGCCCTGTCGGCCGACATCCATGCCATGTCTCATCGGCTGCATCCGTCCAAATTGAAACATCTCGGGTTGGTGCCGGCCATCCGAGCCCTCTGCCGGGACATGGCGGAGTGCGGGCTGCACGTGCACTTTACCGATCTCGACATGCCGCGGACGCTGCCAGATGATGTCGCGCTCACACTGTATCGCGTCGCGCAGGAGGGCCTGCACAATGCCAGGAAACACAGCGGGACCGATTCGGTCGAGTTGTCTCTGGCGAGACAATCCACGATCGTGACCATGCGGCTCCGGGATAAGGGCAAGGGTTTCGATCCGAGCGTTTTGGAATGCAGCGAGGGCCTGGGATTGGTGAGCATGACCGAGCGGGTCGGTTCCGTCGGTGGCACGTTGGCGATCCGGTCGGCACCAGGGGCGGGAACCGAGATCGAAGCCCGCGTGCCGATCCGGCCGGAGCGGACTATGGAATGAACAGGCCATGAAGCTGTTCCGCGTGCTGCTCGCCGATGATCACCGTCTCCTGTTGGACGCCTTCACGCAATTGTTCGAGGGCTATGACGAGTATGACATCGTCGGCACGGCGCTGGACGGGCGCCAACTGATCGCCCAAGCGCTCCGCCTGAAACCGGACATCGTGATCGCCGACGTGGCCATGCCGTTGTTAAACGGACTGGACGCGCTGGAGCGCCTCAAGCAACGGCTTCCTCATACCGCGTTCATCATCCTTACGGCCAGCGAGGACCCGGATTTGGCGAGACGCGCCCTCGAAGCCGGCGCCATGGGATACCTGTTGAAGAGCGAGGCGTCCACGCGGTTATTCGAGGCTCTGCGAGCCGTTCGCCAGGGACGCCGGTATATGTGTCCTGCCATGGCGTCGGTGCTTGAGGACATTCCACGGACCGGCCGCTCACCACTGTCCGGCCGCCGGCCGCTGACGCCGAGACAACGTGAGGTGCTGCAACTCCTCGCCGAGGGGCGATCGATGAAGGAGGTGGCGGCCACGCTGGGGATGACTCCCCGCACGGTCGCCTTTCACAAGTATCGGGTTATGGATCAATTCCGACTCAAATCCACCGCCGACCTCGTGCAATTCGCCATTCGCGAGCGTCTTATCTCCGCTCTCTGAATTCCGACATTCCCATCAACATGCCCTGTCAGTTTTGACAGTGGTGCCGATCGGCGCTCCGTGATACCTCTGTGGCATCTTCCCATTCACGCCCTCTGCGGACCGGCGGTGTGCAGAAGTGGTCCTCGTGGCCAATCAATCCATTACGACGCCTTGCCAGAGCCCGGACCACGGGGCGGCGTTTCGCCCCCGCGTGATTTTCGCCGACGACAACGCGCAGTTTCTCGATCACGCCGTCCAGTTGATGGCTGATGAGTGCGACATTCTCGGCACGGTTTCCGACGGAGTCGCCGCGGTCGAGCTCGTGGAACGGCTGATCCCGGATATTGCAGTGCTGGATATCACCATGCCGATCATGGACGGCCTGGACGTGGCGCGGCGACTGCGAGCCGACGGCGTCCAGACCAAGATCATCTTCCTCACCGTCCATGACGATCCGGATTATCTTCGGGAGGCCTTGGACGTCGGCGCGACGGGCTACGTCGTCAAGCAACGGCTGGTCTCCGACCTGCCACAAGCCATACAGGCCTCGCTGGCCGGGCGCCGGTTCGTGTCGGCCACGCCGAATTTGCAATCCATTGGATCGGGGGAGAACCCGTGACCTTTCGAATCGAGCGGCCGGACGGACCGATCGCTCACCCCTGTATCCTGTTGCTGACCGCAAACAGGAAGCGAGTGGGAACAGACGGGAGTGATCGAGAATCAGTAGCCTGTGGTTGATGTGTAGAAGAGCCGGTTAGCCGACTAAGGGATTCCGAACCGTCAACCCGGGAAATCGGCCAAAGTCCCGATCCGCCGTCCACAACTCAAGCACTCCGTGTTGCAGGCATAGAGCCGCGACTCGCGCGTCATGGATTTGAGGACCGGACGCTCGGGAAGCCTGGAGCACGTCCCGGAATTGCCTCCAGTAGTCCTCGGGCTCCGACAGGAGGACAAGGCTCGGTGATTCCATCCAAGCTTCAATCTGGTCTATCGCCGCTTGCAGGGGAGTCGGCGGAGCATAGATACGCGCATGGGTCACAATGGCGAGAAATTCGTGAATGCATGGCCATGGTATGGCCCATGGCGCTCGTCGCTCAGCCAGTCCGAGGAGGTGAGCATAGGCCCGTTCGTGCCAAGGGGAATCTTCGCGGTGGGCATACACGAGAATATTGCTATCGACGGCGATCATCCGCCGCGGCCTTCGTAGCTCAATTCCCGAATTTGCTCCCAGGAGGCTCCCGCGAGATGCGGATGCAACCCATGGCCTTTAAATGTGGCTTTGCGAAGGCGGAATTCGTGATGCCGTTTGTGCTCTGAAACAATCCTGCGAAGCCCCTGTTCGACCAGAGCCTTCAAGGTCGTCCGCTCCCGGCGGGCTACCTTGCGCGCCTCCTCGAAAAGGCTATCAGGTATTTGTATGGTCGTCTTCATATGGCTAACCATATCGCGCGGTATAGTCAGCCGTCAAGTCAAGGAAGAACCTGACGGGTCGCCATGCATCGGCGAGTGGAGAACGGTTCCGGCCTTGACGAGAACGTTCTTCGCCGGCCTGTCACTTTTAACAGTGGAAGCCGGCTTCCATTGATGGTAGAGAGTGTGCGCTGCGCGCATGCGCACACGGTCGAACCACCTTTCAGAAAGGAGATGACGATCATGAAATTCCTCCAAGGCTTCTGCATGGCGGCACTGCTCGTGTGGGCCGCGCCGGTTGTTGCACAGAATGCCCCAAGCCCGACAAATATGGAAATCCTCAAGGAAAAGCTGAAAGCGGACAAGAAACTCCTGGTGGCCGGCAACATGGACCTCAGCGATTCCGAAGCCAAGGCCTTCTGGCCCTTATATGACGGCTATCAGAAGGAACTCGATCAGATCAATCAGCGACTCACCCGGACGATCGGGGAATATGCCGAAGCCTTCCAGAAGGGCCCGCTGCCAAACGACACGGCCAAGAAGCTGATGAATGAAGCGTTGGCCGTAGAAGAAGCCGAGGCGAAGTTGAAACGGACCTATGCAGACAAGCTCAACAAGGTACTGCCGGCATCCAAGACGGCCCGGTACATTCAGATCGAAAATAAAATCCGGGCCATCATCAAGATGGAACTCGCGCAACAGATTCCGCTGGTATATTGACGCAGGCAGTGCCGCCGACCTTGATCCCAAACAAAGGAGCACGTTCATGAGAAGCCGCGGACTCGGAGTGATTGTTCTGGGGCTCGTCTGCCTTCAAGGTTGCGCATCGGAACCGGTTCGCACGGCGGATACCGGCAGCCAGGCCGCCAAGACCTCGGCGGCCACCAATGCGGAAATTCTGTTGAACAAGATCAAGGCCGACAAGAAGTTGCTGGTGGCGAGCAACATGAATCTGACGGACGGCGAGGCGGCTAAGTTCTGGCCTTTGTATGACGAATATCAGAAGAATCTCGACCAGATCAACAAACGGCTCGGCCGGACCATTACGGACTATGCGGAGGCCTTCAAGAACGGGCCAGTGCCGAACAGCACGGCGGCGAACCTCCTCGACGAAGCCCTGGCGGTCGAGGATGCCGAAGTGGCGCTGAAGCAATCCTACGCCCAGCAACTCAGCCATGTCTTGCCGGAGGCCAAGGTCGCCCGGTACCTCCAGATCGAAACCAAGATCCGGTCGTTGTTGAAGTACGAATTAGCCCGGGAGATTCCACTGGTGTACTGAGGCGCCGACTCGCAATCAGAGCCGCCGGTGAGGCTCGCGGCCGATCTGAAAGTCACAGCGCAATCGATGGAAACCTGAGGCCAGTCCGCAATCGGCGCGACCATCGATCATGTTGCCGATACGTTTCACATTCAGCGTCCGCCCCCAACCGCTTCTTGTACAAGGAGGAGTCATGAATACCACACTTCGCCGGCCACTCTTGGCAGCCATGGGAATCGCGGTCCTGGGGCTTGCCCTGTCCGCCTGTGGCACAACCAAAGCCACGTCCGACTCGATTTCCAATTTCCTCTCCAGCACGACCCCGGGCGCTCTATACACGGAGGATGGCCTGGTGCGGCAGGAGCAGAAGATCAACCTGTTTGCCGGCGTAGCCTATGAAAATCTCCGCCAAGAATCGGCGGCGGGAGGAGGGGAATATGTGACGGCCCTGGCCTCCCTGTACGAGATCCCTATCGCCAAGCATGAAGAATTTGCACATATTCTCAAAACCCACCATTCCGACCTCTTCGGCAAAGGCCTCAAGGAAGATCGAACCGCGCATCTGAAGATGGTGGAGACCCTCAATCGGGCGCTCCTGGCCGATGCGTTTTTGCACCGCTAGATCTTGAACTACTCCGGCAGCGGTCGCTCGATGAAGCACCCCGCCTTCACCAGCGGGGTGCTTCTGTCGCGAGGCTCAGTGATTCCCCGACGACGGGAGTGCTGGTGCGCCCCGTTCATGCGCCGCCACCGCGGCAAATCGTTCCCGGAAGGCCTCGGCGGTGAGCCCCGCCACCGCGGCGCAACGAGCCAGGCGTTCGCGCTCCGCAAAATCGCTCTCGTCCAATCGGACCATATAGCGCCGGGCAATTCGATAGGACTCCGACGCCACATCCACCATGCGGACCCTGGTCCGTTGCGTGGCGGGATCGAGAATCCTGCCGAACGGGATCGGCGAACAGGCACCGTTGACAATCGAGACCATCGCCCCCGTCCCCCCGCTGATCAGGTACTCCGCTGCGGAGCACCCGAGATCACGACAGTATTCCATGTCGAACGGAATGGGATCCGCGCACCGCAATTCATAGCCCAGGTCCTTGACCCGAATGGTCGGGGAGAGGCCGTAAGGAGCCAGGCGCTTCAGGACTTCCTCCTTCAGCACACGGCCCAGATCGAGATCCGCCAGTTCCACATGACCATGGTCGTCGCGCGCGACGGAAGCCAAAGCCGTCAGGTCGTCGGGGCTCATGATCTCCGCCAAACCTTCCGCCAGTACGGCGACGCCATCTTCCCGGCCCAGACTCAGCCGCTTGATGATCGCGCCCGCGAGAATATCGGCCACTGTCGCGAGTTTGATGGGTCTGTCGCGAAACTCCTCCGGAATCATCGTGAGTGTCGCCCCGGCCGCTTTGCCGATTCCCAGTGCCAGATGCCCGGCCTTGCGTCCCATAGCCACGACAAAAAACCAATGGCCGGTTGTGCGCGCATCTTCGAGGATGCTCGTGACCGCAAAGGTCCCGACGTGCCTAGCGGTCTGGAATCCAAAGGTCGAGATGCCCTGCGGAAGATCAAGGTCATTATCGATGGTCTTGGGGACGTGTACAACGCGCAGGCGGCCCTGTGCGGCCCGTTCGAGCGAAAGGGCTGAAAAACAGGTATCGTCTCCTCCGATCGTGACCAGTCCCGTTACGCCGAGTTGGTCCAGACTTTTCAACACCTGGGCCAGATGGCTGGGATTTTTGGTCGGGTTCGCACGTGAGGTCTTGAGCAGCGATCCGCCGCGAAAGTGAAGCCGGCTCATCCGTTCAAGGGTCAATGGCACGACCTTGCTCAAGTCCCCCCGCATGATCCATTTGAACCCTTGCTCGATACCCAGGACCTTCCAGCCCTCATCGAGGCATCGAATCGTCGCAGCGCTGATCACCCCATTGATGCCCGGCGCCGGCCCTCCGCCGACCAGTATGGCGACTGTCTCCGTCATTGGCACTACTCCCCCCTGTAAATTCGAGCTGAACATGTGTCATGCGATCTATCACCGGCCGAACCTTCGCTGGGATTGTACCAAGCACGGACCGGCCGTGCGGACTTCACAACGAGAGCCCTCCAAAGCGGTCTTGCAGGCCGATCATGGCACTTCTTCTCCTCCAGTTCCAAGATCACGATCTACTCCGGGCCCCAGCACCATTCGGCGGCGAGCATGGGTTTCATGGGTTTATGCGTGTCCATGAATATTCACAGCAGCCATGCCGCAGAAAAGATGAGCCTGCCATTTTTGACGTGTGATGCGGTTCACTCTGCCACGTATACCATGTATAAAAGAGAAGATCCGAGAGGAGCGGCCGGGGTCGAAGTATCGGCTCGTTTGAAGCGTGAAATAAGAATAAGATTGGGAGACGGCAGCGCCTCGCTCGCCGCGCAAAATGACAGATTATCGTCGTTGATTCCCACATGGCTGCGACGCTGACATGAAGGTTTTGGTGATCAACAGCGGGAGTTCGTCGATTAAGTTTCGCCTGGTGGACGTCGTTGAGGAGTCGAACGGCGCCCTGACAACCGGACCGGCCTTGCTTCAGGGCTCGATCAAAGGGATCGGAAGCCACACGAGCTTCGAGGTGCTGGGCGAGCATGAGGACCGGTCGGGGGCCATAGAGATTCGGGACCATGCACAGGCGCTGAGGGTGCTGTTCGATCGTCTGGCCGGTTCGCTCGGTGGGATCGACGCGGTCGGGCATCGGGTGGTCCACGGAGCAGATCGCTTTGTGGAGTCCACGTTAATCACGGAAGAGGTTGAAGCCGGCATCGACGCGCTGTCCGAATTGGCCCCGCTGCACAATCCCGCTTGTCTTGCAGGGATCCGGGGAACCAGGGAGGTGCTGGGCTCCAAGCTGCCGATGGTGGCCGTGTTCGACACGGCCTTCCACAAGACCATGCCGGCTATTGCCAAACAATACGCGATTCCCAGGGAACTGGCCGACCGGCATCGGATCAGCCGTTACGGGTTTCACGGGATTGCCCATGCGTCGCTCGCCCATGGCTATGCGGCAACCACGGGAACCCCGTTGGAACGAGCACGGTTGATTACGCTCCAATTGGGGAACGGCTGCTCCGTGGCGGCCATTGCGCAAGGCCGATCGGTGGAGACCTCGATGGGCTTCACGCCGTTGGAGGGATTGGTGATGGGCACCCGTTCCGGCGATGTGGATGCCTCGATCATCAGTTACCTGTGCGAGCGGGAAAAGGCCGAGCCGGCTGAAGTTGAACGGTGGCTCAACGAACGTTCCGGCCTCCTCGGATTGTCGGGGCGGTCGTCAGACATGCGGGAGTTGCTCCGCGCGGCTGAGCAGGAACAGGATCAACGGGTCATGTTCGCCATTGATCTGTTCTGCTATCGCGTGCGCAAGTACCTTGGCGCCTACCTTGCCGTGCTGGGCGGCGCCGATGCCATCGTCTTCGGAGGCGGGATCGGGGAAAATGCACCGGAGATCCGGGACCGGATTTGCCGGAACATGGGCTGGTGCGGCCTGAGGCTCGACCCAGACCGCAATCGAGCATCGGTAGGGCTTGCGCCGGGTCAGGCAGCACGGATCAGCGTGGAGGAATCTCGGCCGTCCGCCTATGTCGTCGCGGCGGATGAGGAAACCTGGATCGCCAGAGAGACGGTTCGCTGCGTGCGAGGAGGACGTTCATAACCGGCTCGACCTCTGTCGAGCCGGCGTGGTCACAGAGAAGGAGCGGTCAT
The DNA window shown above is from Nitrospira tepida and carries:
- a CDS encoding DUF3015 family protein; protein product: MNTTLRRPLLAAMGIAVLGLALSACGTTKATSDSISNFLSSTTPGALYTEDGLVRQEQKINLFAGVAYENLRQESAAGGGEYVTALASLYEIPIAKHEEFAHILKTHHSDLFGKGLKEDRTAHLKMVETLNRALLADAFLHR
- a CDS encoding PAS domain-containing sensor histidine kinase; this translates as MNLQVHERRRKRLSPSKQTARQSLRNSDELNRSVQSIINTYQTNVAVLDHKGIIRYVNGAWRRFAKRNGLSSKTHGVGLDYLDVCRRTGLKDADTARTVHRQIRRLLDRDVTKFEQLYSCELAGKRQWYLVQGSRLKRAERPSAVWILLAHQNVTPVKRIAKTLQNRDRPSKEIRESSHIIPWEADAKTWRMTYIGREAEVLLGYPREDWYKPDFWESHLHPDDRRSAIDRCRQLSTRQPHFELRYRMIAKDGRPVWLLDLVTVVGPLKRPRSLRGFFLDVTAEAERHERETLQRLLSEAVGEIFWFVRMNPERVIYISPSVESVMGRKAAAFYGEARFWLTCVHEQDRARVERAYTAWLAGEASDYREQYRVRLPDGTVHWLDDHGALTRDPEGHTSFATGIAKDITEQKHNEETLRRLSARLITAQEAERSRIARELHDHVNQTLALLSVELEQFGRVPSSNPGRQDAMEAMQQRLKALSADIHAMSHRLHPSKLKHLGLVPAIRALCRDMAECGLHVHFTDLDMPRTLPDDVALTLYRVAQEGLHNARKHSGTDSVELSLARQSTIVTMRLRDKGKGFDPSVLECSEGLGLVSMTERVGSVGGTLAIRSAPGAGTEIEARVPIRPERTME
- a CDS encoding type II toxin-antitoxin system VapC family toxin → MIAVDSNILVYAHREDSPWHERAYAHLLGLAERRAPWAIPWPCIHEFLAIVTHARIYAPPTPLQAAIDQIEAWMESPSLVLLSEPEDYWRQFRDVLQASRASGPQIHDARVAALCLQHGVLELWTADRDFGRFPGLTVRNPLVG
- a CDS encoding response regulator; protein product: MKLFRVLLADDHRLLLDAFTQLFEGYDEYDIVGTALDGRQLIAQALRLKPDIVIADVAMPLLNGLDALERLKQRLPHTAFIILTASEDPDLARRALEAGAMGYLLKSEASTRLFEALRAVRQGRRYMCPAMASVLEDIPRTGRSPLSGRRPLTPRQREVLQLLAEGRSMKEVAATLGMTPRTVAFHKYRVMDQFRLKSTADLVQFAIRERLISAL
- a CDS encoding response regulator, giving the protein MANQSITTPCQSPDHGAAFRPRVIFADDNAQFLDHAVQLMADECDILGTVSDGVAAVELVERLIPDIAVLDITMPIMDGLDVARRLRADGVQTKIIFLTVHDDPDYLREALDVGATGYVVKQRLVSDLPQAIQASLAGRRFVSATPNLQSIGSGENP
- a CDS encoding acetate/propionate family kinase, whose product is MKVLVINSGSSSIKFRLVDVVEESNGALTTGPALLQGSIKGIGSHTSFEVLGEHEDRSGAIEIRDHAQALRVLFDRLAGSLGGIDAVGHRVVHGADRFVESTLITEEVEAGIDALSELAPLHNPACLAGIRGTREVLGSKLPMVAVFDTAFHKTMPAIAKQYAIPRELADRHRISRYGFHGIAHASLAHGYAATTGTPLERARLITLQLGNGCSVAAIAQGRSVETSMGFTPLEGLVMGTRSGDVDASIISYLCEREKAEPAEVERWLNERSGLLGLSGRSSDMRELLRAAEQEQDQRVMFAIDLFCYRVRKYLGAYLAVLGGADAIVFGGGIGENAPEIRDRICRNMGWCGLRLDPDRNRASVGLAPGQAARISVEESRPSAYVVAADEETWIARETVRCVRGGRS
- the pfp gene encoding diphosphate--fructose-6-phosphate 1-phosphotransferase gives rise to the protein MTETVAILVGGGPAPGINGVISAATIRCLDEGWKVLGIEQGFKWIMRGDLSKVVPLTLERMSRLHFRGGSLLKTSRANPTKNPSHLAQVLKSLDQLGVTGLVTIGGDDTCFSALSLERAAQGRLRVVHVPKTIDNDLDLPQGISTFGFQTARHVGTFAVTSILEDARTTGHWFFVVAMGRKAGHLALGIGKAAGATLTMIPEEFRDRPIKLATVADILAGAIIKRLSLGREDGVAVLAEGLAEIMSPDDLTALASVARDDHGHVELADLDLGRVLKEEVLKRLAPYGLSPTIRVKDLGYELRCADPIPFDMEYCRDLGCSAAEYLISGGTGAMVSIVNGACSPIPFGRILDPATQRTRVRMVDVASESYRIARRYMVRLDESDFAERERLARCAAVAGLTAEAFRERFAAVAAHERGAPALPSSGNH
- a CDS encoding type II toxin-antitoxin system VapB family antitoxin, with the translated sequence MKTTIQIPDSLFEEARKVARRERTTLKALVEQGLRRIVSEHKRHHEFRLRKATFKGHGLHPHLAGASWEQIRELSYEGRGG